A stretch of DNA from Coccidioides posadasii str. Silveira chromosome 4, complete sequence:
GCCGCAACCAGTCCGCCGCCGACACCGCCATTGCCTCCATGAAAAGCATAAACTCCTCCGCCCAGCCGACCTTTCTCCAAACCGACATATCCCTGCTTAAGAACGTCGATAGCGTGTGCGCCGAGATCGcagcaaaagagaaaaagctAAACCTGCTATTCATGACGCCGGGATACATGACGCTGAAAGGCCGGGACGAGACGGCCGAAGGCCTGGACCGCAAATTCGTGCTGCATTACTACGCGCGGATGCGATTCATTGTCAACTTGCTTCCCCTCTTAACCGTGGCCGCGCAAGACTCCTCTGTCAAGGCCAATGCTAGACTATCCCGCGTAGTCTCCGTACTAGACCCGCACGTCTCCGTCCGCGCCGGCGGCTCCGGTAAGCTCAACTTCTCCGACCTCAGTCTGAAGCACACGTTCAGCCTCAAAAATTGCGGCGCGCATGCCAGCCTGATGGGTGATTTTTTCCTGGAGGGCATGGCGCAGCGACACCCGCATACCTCGTTCGTCCACGCGTACCCTTCCGGTGTGGCCACGGGCCTGATGCGTGAAATGCCGGCTGGGGGCGTGCTGGCTGCTGTGCTGACACCGCTATTGAGTGCATTTATGGTGCCGATTGACGAGAGTGGGGAGAGGCATTTGTTTGCTGCGACGAGTGAGAGGTTTCCTCCCAAAGCTGAGGGTGAGGGGATGGAAGGGGATGTCGCGGTTGGCAGCGATAGTACGAAGGGGAGTGGTTGTTACTGGGTGAGTTGGGACGGAGAGGTGTTCCCAGCGAACAAGAAATTGGGGAAGACGAGGGAGGAGGGCGCGGTGGAGAAAGTGCTGCAGCACACGGAAGAGGTGTTTAAGCGGGTGTGTGAGGAGGGCAAGACATACCCGTGAAATGTCATCGGGGGATAAGGGCTCGGTCTAGGCTTGAGAGTGGCGAAGGGCCACAAGGAAAAATTGGAAAGGGGCCTGAACTGCTTTTGCCGCTGGTTGAACATGTTCTTTGTGTCCCTCTTGAGGGCAACAGAATGGTCAAGTTCTGGCTTGGTTAGTTCGCAACCGCTGTCTCTTCCTTCTATATAGAACTTGCAGCCTGAACCCAAGCATGATGTTCATTCCAGTACTTGTCCAGGCTTACATGCAGTTCTTGAGCAGGCTAGGCATGTATATGCAGTAGATCAGATACCGATAGAGATGCCAGTCATTGCACCAGAGCTGCTGGGGGATGATTTTGAAATGGACCAGTGTCAAGTACTTCACTTTATGCCGCCCACAATTAATTAGCACACACTTGTGCAGTTCCTCCTAGATAAATTAGAGAGGAAAAAGCAGGCCAATCATGGGTGTTCTCTTCTGTTCTGATATCTAAAGGAAAATAGCCACATAAGTTGGTCATAGTAATGAAATGCTTTTTATCAGTGTGGCTGTTCCACTCAGCTGTGAGATCTTTTCATTGTTGGTGAATGTATGTGTCCTTGGGCTTCTTTTGCACATGTCTCTTAGAGCAGTTTGTATGATGAAATGCTTTTTGGTCTGTTTGTGGTGGATATCATGCTCAGCATACGTGCTATAATACCTACATGAACCTCCAAGATTGTCAGCCTGCAGACAACAAGATATCAAAGGCCTAGGGTTCATGGGAACTACTCCTCTCAGAGCTTCCAGCTACTTCTGTAATTTCTCTTAGTGCTATCTTCCAGTGTCCTAAGCACCTACTTGCCACTTAGCTTTAATTTGTTGAAGTCAAAGCCGAAGGCATGTAGTTTCTGTACCACTCTTCAGGAGCGATCTTCTTAGACATAATGGAACTCTGCAAGAacaaaaaagggggaaaaaagcaAGCCTGTCAACATGACTGTAGGGCAAGCCTGGataaaggaaaagaaaaaagtagCAGCTGCCTGGGGACCGGGCAGGCCCCCCTGCTAGAGTAGAGATGTTGAGTTGACAGAGCCCATTGCGTAGACCTAGTACAGTGATTGGAGTAAAGGGCGACTTGGTGGAGAACAAGAGTTGAGGGCAAGACGAGGAAGGGTG
This window harbors:
- a CDS encoding uncharacterized protein (antiSMASH:Cluster_4.2~EggNog:ENOG410PM4N~COG:Q~TransMembrane:1 (o20-41i)), producing the protein MVNLQAIQAHNAALKSLAPGLVAVFVGGTSGISLSTALAFARHTLSPKIYLIGRNQSAADTAIASMKSINSSAQPTFLQTDISLLKNVDSVCAEIAAKEKKLNLLFMTPGYMTLKGRDETAEGLDRKFVLHYYARMRFIVNLLPLLTVAAQDSSVKANARLSRVVSVLDPHVSVRAGGSGKLNFSDLSLKHTFSLKNCGAHASLMGDFFLEGMAQRHPHTSFVHAYPSGVATGLMREMPAGGVLAAVLTPLLSAFMVPIDESGERHLFAATSERFPPKAEGEGMEGDVAVGSDSTKGSGCYWVSWDGEVFPANKKLGKTREEGAVEKVLQHTEEVFKRVCEEGKTYP